TCAGAGCTGTGCACCTCCACTTATGGTCTAAGACACTAAAACTCAATAATTCTCATCATTTCTTGGTTCTAGAAGGATTTCAAGTTTAAATGCCAGTCATTGACAAACAAGTTTGGAGTACTCCTGAAAAAGGCAACTAGAGTAGGTTTGGAGGACAAATTTCTCACACCAATGGCAGAATTCATTACAGTAGGTCTCTTATACAAGCAACTCAGACTAAATATTGAAAAGAAAGTTCACATGAAGTAATAATGCATCAAGTGCGTTAATTAAAAGCCGGAGGTGATCGAATAACCTTGGAGATCAAACGTAACTGGCCACAAGTATTTATTTGCTTCTTTTTCAATTTCTCCTCTAAAACATGACCAATTCCAGGAAGTGCTTTAACTGGAAGCTCATGCAAATAATCATCCACCTAGAATGCACAAGAAATACCATCAGTAGAGAGTAAGTCTCAATAACAGCCGAGCTCAAACTTGCTTCTAGTGTTTATATCTCCACTGACGTCTTCAAGTCTTCCAAGAGTTAAAAGTGAAATACTACTTGCAGAACTGGTTTGAAAAAGAGAAAGTTACGTAAAATAAACTGGCTTCATGAagagaaagaggaaagaaagatataGAGATTGAGTGATCAATACTTTTATGGAGAGCCTAGCTGTTATTGTTAAGAAAATCCCCTAACCCAGAAGCCTCCTCAAAAATACCAAAGTTCGGATTTGAATTTAAGGAAAGGAACTTATAAAACATTCCtaggaaaaaaataaggaaataaaaaatattgtaAGATAAACAATAATCCTCTACAAAATCACTTCAATGAGGAAGAAATTCCCAAGAAATAAGACTATGAAACACAACAGGAAGATATGATTCTGTCTTAGATAAAACAAGAACTTTAATAGACCAAAATACATGACAAGAACATGGTCCAAATTgtcttcatttatttattctaCAAAAGTAGCCTTCCCCAAAAAAACAAGGAGACTTACTAAACAAGTGAGGCTCTATTTGGATTCTTCATTTTTTGCCGCCGCTCTAAAGGATgggagtgtttttcaaaaactagtttttcaaatacaataaaaatttttaaaaagtactctaaaagataatctaaattagtttaaatttttttaaaattttaaaaaatatctcaaaatatattctagaaactcttctactcttaaatatcccaaaatattttctgaaaatatcccaaaatataatctaaaaactctgctatagcaaaatttttcaaaaacaccccaaaaaacagctaatccaaacggataataaaacataacaaaaacaactccaaaaaaccacattcatacaatatatcaaaaataattccaaatatacaaaaataaaataaaataaaatctacaccatttttttcttccatttatCACCACCATCCTCTCcctcctcctccctctcttTCACTCTCTATCCTCGCTCCCTCTTTCTCCTCCTTCTCTTTCCTCAtcccctttcttttctctccccttTCTCGTCACATCCACACCTCCCCTCCATTCCCTCCCCAATCTGGCTACAACCCGAGGCCTCGATTTGGTTGAGGCCAAATCGAGGAGAGGGAGGGGAAGGGCGGGATGAGGTGggaaaggggaaggggaggatGAAGGACGAGGAAGAGAGAGGCAGTGGTAGCTGTGGTGGGAGGTagtgttaatttttttaaaatattctaaaaatttttaaaccTTAAAAATACTCCAAAACATATTCCAAACACACCTTTAAAACACCACTAAAAACATCtacaataaaagtttttcatatacattgCTACAATAAGGGTtcatttggattaatttttgggggtgtttttgaaaaattttactttaGCAGTGtagatgaaaaatttttactataaaaattttttgaaatatttgatatattgtatggaggagatgttttttgaattattgtgtattactgtagcattgtatttgaaaaacttgtttttgaaacAATGGCCAATCCAAACAATCCAAAAAATAGCTGATCCAAATGGAGCCTAATATATCAGCTTCATAATTGCAGCTTTGCTATATACCAGGATACTAGTgtcaaaagaacaagaaaagaatCGTAACCATTTCACAAAGTAGCAGCATCTAATTTGAGACAGCAgggatggaaatgatttcttcttaGTTGAAGGATCAAAAGATGTTGGAATGCATGCCTTTTCAGAAGGAATGTAGCACAAGCCATCTGGTTTTGCAATCCTTGTTGCGACACGAGCCATAAGCATACTCCCAGCAATTCCAGCACTCGCAGTGCATCCTGTGGTTTCATGAATCTCTGTCCTAATAGCTCTGGCAAAAAGCTCAGGATCCTCTACCCTTAAGTCAGTGACATCTATAAATGCTTCATCACAGCTAACAGCCTGACCATAAAGAGTTACGAATTCAGAACACGACTAAGATAATAACTGAGGTTTCTGATAAAAGTTCCCATGAGCAGACCTGCACTTTGTTGCAATGCTTATGTAAAATATCATAAAATTGATCAGCCACCTGCATCCAAAAGCAAATAGACCTCATATAACAACACAGCTAACACAGAAGGCACGTTGATAAGACACCTTCCTTAACATTTATCTTACTTTAAGTTAGAGACTAAATACACACCTCCTCATAAGCATCAAAATTATATGGCAAAATGACAAGCTGAGGACAAAGGGCCTTAGCATCTCTAATAAACATTCCAGCCTTCACCCCTAAAAAGTAATTTATCAATCTGGTGAAAGTGAAAACTAGATAATTGGAAGAGAGCACCGCTGCCAGTTAGACAAACCATGATTTCGAGCAGGATAATTTGCAGAAGAAATCTCAGCAGTTCCTCGAGAATTATCTGAATGGCAAACAGCAACGGGCTTATCTTTCAAATCAGAGTGCTTCCTAATAACCACTGACACAAAGAAGCAATCCTGTAAAGAGACATCAATGTTTAAAAGAATGTTAAAGCTGAGATACTTGGACAAAACTCCCAATAGATACCCCACACATATGACAAGCACAATCCTTACATTGAACCACCTTTAAAAAAAGGTAAATATGTGAAGACATGTAAAATACTGCCTTGGAGAGTTTACCATGTCCACATGGATAATGGTAGTTTTCTGGGATGTTGCAAAAGCATTACGACTGGGATTCATATCCTTAAAACCATTAGCTGAGCTCAGAAAACGTTTACGATAACGGTTTCTCCAAGTGCCAATAAAATGCAGCCTAGAAAACTGAAACGACCAAAGATCAATTAGTTGTAGACATCTACAAGTACTTCCATTATgtcaataaaaaaaagaagagcagCACagcaatgtaattcctttatcaataaaaaaaaagggaaaacagaAAATCAGAACTATACATTACCAATCAAGTGCTTTATAAAAAGAAATGGAGTTTATTTGAGCGACAAgtaaatcaagaagaaagaaaatgacaaaGTGAAAGCTTTGGATGGTGAAATGCGTTTAAAATCAAAGCTAAACTTGAGTTTTCAACATCCTTGACCGAAAATCTCTACTACAAAAACTGAATGTTAAGTTTTACCAAATGCTTCTAGAAGTAAATTTGGTAAAAAAGGCAACAGATTCTTCAAGAGGCCTTAAAGAATAGTTTAGACTATGAGAACAATATGAATCTGCAAATAAGCTACAAATAACAGCAAGTATGAAGAGCATGAAAAATTTTACAACATTAACCTTAAAATAGTTTTCCACAAAATTTGCATCTGAAAGAGTTGAATGCCCTGTTGTACTGGGCCTAATGGTTTTGGAACTCGATGACTCCTCAATTATGTGATCTTCCAAGCAGTCGTTATGGTCTGACTTAGGATCTTGACAAGGACTTATGTGCGAATGATATCCAGCATCGGATTGAACCACCACAGCAGCATCCAATTCCACCTCACAGTGATTTTCCATGCAATAAGTTGGTGCTTGATCTGCTGATTCGGCAGCATTCGGATGAAAGGGGTCATCAGAAACTGAATGACACTCCTCTACCTCTTCAGTACATTCAGCCTTGCCAAATATATTAGCTTCCAAACTGCAGCTAGTCCTCAATGTTGCAATACCAGATTGAGGCACCGCTTGGCCGCTTATAGATTCTTCCAAATCATCAAGGACTGGGCCAGATTTGAAACCAAATGCTGATAATTTTGGTTGTTTCTTGGTTTCACTTGCAAGCTGATCAAGCTGGTAAGGTATCCCTGAAGGAAACTCAAAAAATTAATGAGTACATATCAGCTTTCtgtttttttctgaaattttcacctttccttttgaaaaaaaatgcgGCAAACAAGGTCTAACGAGTTTAACCAGAACCGGGTTGTGGATACTGTAAAATGGAGTAATTAGAACTTCCAACACATTTAATTACAGATACAGACTATTTCTACTCCATTGCTTCAACAATTCTCTGTCCCCTTCACTATAAGTCATCAATACTAGGTAAACAAATCAATCAAAGGAAAGTAGGCAATAAGAACGAATTCTAATAACTTCCTTCAGatttctcaaacaaattaatatCCTACTATGGTTGAATAACCTATTAGAGTTTATCATTTACTACAAAGTTACATCTGAAAGATTTCATTGCAGAATTGGCCAGAGACAATGAAATAATGAAACCCAACTCACAGCTTAACAATTTATTGGCAGCAACAGATTCCAGCACCCATGTAGGTTTAACAACTGGAAGTCCGCCACTGAAGGACCTGTAACAGGCAAAGTTCTTTTGAAGCACAAAAAATTTCAATGCATCAATTTGATATTGAATCATGTAAAGATGAGTGCGGAACCTTAAATTCTTAATTTTACTGTCAGGAAGATTACTGCAGATAATATGAGTAACATGATGGCGCGAAAAGTAATTCTCAAAGCGTCCTCCATACTTCAACATGTAACCTTTTAGTTCCTGAAAAGATTTATGTCAGCATGAACCACACTCCAAAGGTAAAGTAATAGGGCCAAGAAAACAAGTACAGAAGTTCAGAAATGGAAGCACCAGTTCCAAGCACATGGGTTGGGCATGTACAGAAAGAGCATAAGAAACATAATCCACAGATAGAATACAAAAATGTAGATaaaaggaagagagagaaaCATATAACCTCAGAATTTGGCATCACCTGGCTAGAAGGCACTGTATATCCATCAACAAAAATAGATACTCCATCAAATATGGGTTTTCCAGAACAAGCACCACTAACTGAAGAAGATGAAGCATCAGCATCAAACTGTTGATGTAGCTTCTGATTCTTCATAACCATGTAACTACATTTAACAAGGCCAGAGTACATTACAGAAAAAGTCGAGATTCAAcaatatgaaacaaaaaaatCGCAGCAACTAGTATCAGTTAAAACACTTACAAGCAACAGTTCCCCAAAATGCTACAGTTAATTCAAACTTTTCTGAATTTATAACAAACTTGATATTTGTGTTCGAGCTTGGCCTATTATGATGGAGCACGAGCTTGAACAAGCATATATGGAGCTAAGCTCAAGCAGCGCACGattagcttgatttttttaATGTCAATCTCAGGTTCTACACGACTCCAGCCGAGTTCGAGCAGAGCTTTTAAAGTTAACTGAGAAATTTCTTAAAGCTTTCTTAAATTGATTCAAAAACCAACCTAGAATGAGCTATTATCAAGCTTAACTCGAATCATGGATCAAGTAACTTTTGATATCAAGAAATTCAAAATATGGAGAAAAATAACCAATGTCAAACTGTTAACTGAAGGTGCTTTTCATCATCGAgaaaataagcaataaaacacgAAATGGATAGCGCCATAATTAGCGACAACTAGCACAGGTATAAGCCAGAGTTAGAATCTGAAACGAAATAGTAATTAAAAACGAAAAATCAGATAACTTTATAGCAAATGGGACGGCTCATGTTTATCAAGTGACGCAAGTTTAACTAATAGCAGGTTGAAGTGTTTGATAGAGAACGTAGGGAATTGCCTGCCGAAATCGGGGAAGGGTGAATTGCGAAAGGCGGATCGGGAAGAAGATCGAGAATTTGCTCCCCAAGCCATGCCTAGGGTTTTCTGATTTTGGTCAGTTTTCCGCTTCCTGTTTCTCTTGTCATTATTTCGACAGCTGTTATTGCCCGAAGTGGAAGGGTTGGAATTAGAGTTTGAGGTCACGCTCCGCTTCGAATTTGAATTCGATGTGGCGGACCTGGACGATGAATTCAGACTCATCTTCTTGGCGACGAAATTAGCGTACGGCAGATGATGGAATATTCGAATGGGCGGAAGACGTTGCCAACAAATGCAGGGAGTACCGCCAGACTTCCGGTCCGTATACTGATTGTCGGGAGTGCCAAAATTCTAGTGCTTTAAAATGGTCTAGTACTTACTTGGTAAGCTAACGCTGGAGATTTATGAAATGAAACGGTTTCGTTCCCTTCAAACTTGCTCTGGAAGATTTAAAAATAAAGCGGCAAACGAGTCGATTGGAATGGTAACTCGGTAAGGCGGTAAAAGCGACCACCGATGACGGAAACGGGGAGGTTCTGGTGAGCTTCCAGACAATACGTGGTCAGATTGGTCTGTGGGTGCCTATTTTCATTATATTCAACGGCTATGAttaattttggtaaaattacTTCCCAGTCATGATGTACACacaattttggccaatttctttttcagtttCCACTCCTATCTTTTGATTTTACTCCGGCTTCatttatttcttccttttcttt
This portion of the Coffea arabica cultivar ET-39 chromosome 2e, Coffea Arabica ET-39 HiFi, whole genome shotgun sequence genome encodes:
- the LOC113731481 gene encoding DNA repair protein REV1 isoform X1, producing MSLNSSSRSATSNSNSKRSVTSNSNSNPSTSGNNSCRNNDKRNRKRKTDQNQKTLGMAWGANSRSSSRSAFRNSPFPDFGSYMVMKNQKLHQQFDADASSSSVSGACSGKPIFDGVSIFVDGYTVPSSQVMPNSEELKGYMLKYGGRFENYFSRHHVTHIICSNLPDSKIKNLRSFSGGLPVVKPTWVLESVAANKLLSWIPYQLDQLASETKKQPKLSAFGFKSGPVLDDLEESISGQAVPQSGIATLRTSCSLEANIFGKAECTEEVEECHSVSDDPFHPNAAESADQAPTYCMENHCEVELDAAVVVQSDAGYHSHISPCQDPKSDHNDCLEDHIIEESSSSKTIRPSTTGHSTLSDANFVENYFKFSRLHFIGTWRNRYRKRFLSSANGFKDMNPSRNAFATSQKTTIIHVDMDCFFVSVVIRKHSDLKDKPVAVCHSDNSRGTAEISSANYPARNHGVKAGMFIRDAKALCPQLVILPYNFDAYEEVADQFYDILHKHCNKVQAVSCDEAFIDVTDLRVEDPELFARAIRTEIHETTGCTASAGIAGSMLMARVATRIAKPDGLCYIPSEKVDDYLHELPVKALPGIGHVLEEKLKKKQINTCGQLRLISKESLQKDFGVKTGDMLWNFSRGIDNRLVGVFQESKSIGADVNWGVRFNDLNDMKDFLLKLCKEVSLRLQGCGLKGRTITLKIKKRRSDAGEPVKYMGCGDCENLSRSVTLPMATDDVDVFQRITAQLFGYFHIDARDIRGAGLQASKLESADRNMRGHEKYSIRSWLVSSPARKSSMAKGKGDQLYSDIGPPVQARGSFSGGEAYVAHRATLPALHDLDVGVIESLPPEVLSEINDLYAGELISFISKKKEKNAGNNVMDEEQSLSNPLVPPNKDFVHNVAEKIKSSEKEDEQYINKMIQGLPETSGSVTALLPETDSLMPSSLSQVDSSVLQQLPEELLADVLESLPAHRRPDFMSNDVYLDHIRDQTGAIDFLPSNNLWVGNPPRWVDNFRLSSCQLLNRIAVLYNKSSPRGQFSSVLQLIMSEYPLDDGGDDAVNCLCELMKQYIKLKIETDVEEIYTCSCLLRRLTSRSELFLQVYNCIIPHLQAAVGETYGGDLNICFIE
- the LOC113731481 gene encoding DNA repair protein REV1 isoform X2, which produces MSLNSSSRSATSNSNSKRSVTSNSNSNPSTSGNNSCRNNDKRNRKRKTDQNQKTLGMAWGANSRSSSRSAFRNSPFPDFGSYMVMKNQKLHQQFDADASSSSVSGACSGKPIFDGVSIFVDGYTVPSSQELKGYMLKYGGRFENYFSRHHVTHIICSNLPDSKIKNLRSFSGGLPVVKPTWVLESVAANKLLSWIPYQLDQLASETKKQPKLSAFGFKSGPVLDDLEESISGQAVPQSGIATLRTSCSLEANIFGKAECTEEVEECHSVSDDPFHPNAAESADQAPTYCMENHCEVELDAAVVVQSDAGYHSHISPCQDPKSDHNDCLEDHIIEESSSSKTIRPSTTGHSTLSDANFVENYFKFSRLHFIGTWRNRYRKRFLSSANGFKDMNPSRNAFATSQKTTIIHVDMDCFFVSVVIRKHSDLKDKPVAVCHSDNSRGTAEISSANYPARNHGVKAGMFIRDAKALCPQLVILPYNFDAYEEVADQFYDILHKHCNKVQAVSCDEAFIDVTDLRVEDPELFARAIRTEIHETTGCTASAGIAGSMLMARVATRIAKPDGLCYIPSEKVDDYLHELPVKALPGIGHVLEEKLKKKQINTCGQLRLISKESLQKDFGVKTGDMLWNFSRGIDNRLVGVFQESKSIGADVNWGVRFNDLNDMKDFLLKLCKEVSLRLQGCGLKGRTITLKIKKRRSDAGEPVKYMGCGDCENLSRSVTLPMATDDVDVFQRITAQLFGYFHIDARDIRGAGLQASKLESADRNMRGHEKYSIRSWLVSSPARKSSMAKGKGDQLYSDIGPPVQARGSFSGGEAYVAHRATLPALHDLDVGVIESLPPEVLSEINDLYAGELISFISKKKEKNAGNNVMDEEQSLSNPLVPPNKDFVHNVAEKIKSSEKEDEQYINKMIQGLPETSGSVTALLPETDSLMPSSLSQVDSSVLQQLPEELLADVLESLPAHRRPDFMSNDVYLDHIRDQTGAIDFLPSNNLWVGNPPRWVDNFRLSSCQLLNRIAVLYNKSSPRGQFSSVLQLIMSEYPLDDGGDDAVNCLCELMKQYIKLKIETDVEEIYTCSCLLRRLTSRSELFLQVYNCIIPHLQAAVGETYGGDLNICFIE